One window from the genome of Gemmatimonadaceae bacterium encodes:
- a CDS encoding phenylalanine 4-monooxygenase, with the protein MLDVSQKVRIPEPEFIEQRWNDYTAEQHDVWAVLYGRRMADLARHGSEVYLRGAERIGLCPDCVPDLSVVNEKLSVLTGWKAAPVAGFLPAPEFFRCLAARTFPTTVSVRPREQLDYLPEPDIFHDVFGHVPLHASPAFADYLQRFGQIACRAEREEQIQGMARLFWFTVEFGLVKEAGEVKVYGSGLISSHADSANALGPGCDRRPFSVDAVLAQPFEIDRVQDVLFVIDTFGLLFHAAQEAAERLGIPATV; encoded by the coding sequence ATGCTGGACGTCAGCCAGAAGGTGCGCATCCCGGAGCCCGAATTCATCGAGCAGCGGTGGAACGACTACACGGCCGAACAGCACGACGTCTGGGCGGTGCTCTATGGACGCCGCATGGCCGACCTGGCGCGCCATGGCAGCGAGGTGTATCTGCGCGGCGCCGAGCGCATCGGGCTCTGCCCCGACTGCGTGCCGGATCTAAGCGTGGTGAACGAGAAGCTGAGCGTGCTCACGGGGTGGAAGGCGGCCCCGGTGGCGGGCTTCCTGCCGGCGCCGGAGTTCTTTCGCTGCCTCGCCGCGCGGACCTTTCCCACCACGGTCAGCGTGCGGCCGCGCGAGCAGCTGGACTACCTGCCGGAGCCCGACATCTTCCACGACGTATTCGGCCACGTGCCGCTGCACGCGAGCCCGGCGTTTGCCGACTACCTGCAGCGGTTCGGACAGATCGCCTGCCGCGCCGAGCGCGAGGAGCAGATCCAGGGCATGGCGCGCCTGTTCTGGTTCACGGTGGAGTTCGGTCTCGTGAAGGAGGCGGGGGAGGTGAAGGTCTACGGGAGCGGGCTGATCTCGTCGCACGCCGACTCCGCCAATGCCCTGGGGCCTGGTTGCGACCGCCGGCCGTTCTCGGTGGACGCCGTGCTCGCGCAGCCGTTCGAGATCGATCGTGTGCAGGACGTGCTGTTCGTGATCGACACGTTCGGATTGCTGTTCCACGCCGCGCAGGAAGCGGCGGAGCGGCTCGGCATTCCGGCGACGGTGTGA
- a CDS encoding DinB family protein produces MIAHFKRLYAHAQWADERTLQSLVESEHLPAHALALFAHLLAAEHVWLHRMLGTPARMSVWPTLSAVECDALVAENHAAYVAFLGALEPAGLARSVRYRNSAGQEFESTVEEMLTQVVMHGSYHRGQIAALVRAAGDTPQPTDFIAFVRGAPAATRQSA; encoded by the coding sequence ATGATCGCGCATTTCAAGCGGTTGTACGCCCACGCGCAGTGGGCGGACGAGCGCACCCTGCAGTCGCTCGTCGAGAGCGAGCATCTGCCCGCCCACGCGCTCGCGTTGTTCGCCCACCTGCTGGCCGCCGAGCACGTGTGGCTCCATCGCATGCTCGGCACGCCGGCGCGCATGTCGGTGTGGCCGACGCTCTCGGCGGTGGAGTGCGACGCGCTCGTGGCGGAGAACCACGCCGCGTACGTGGCGTTCCTCGGCGCGCTCGAGCCGGCGGGGCTGGCGCGTTCGGTGCGATACCGGAATTCCGCGGGGCAGGAGTTCGAGTCGACGGTGGAGGAGATGCTGACCCAGGTGGTGATGCACGGGTCGTACCATCGCGGGCAGATCGCGGCGCTGGTGCGGGCCGCGGGCGACACGCCGCAGCCCACCGACTTCATCGCCTTCGTCCGCGGCGCGCCGGCCGCAACCCGCCAATCGGCCTGA
- a CDS encoding DEAD/DEAH box helicase: MNYSRVEASAARARIARAWLGAHGQATVGTITLHAHQRAAAGRLRALLADTRGAMLADAVGLGKTYTALAVARDAARLVIVAPASLRAMWREALSAAGATATFVSFQALSRGGATPAADFVIVDEAHHARNPGTRRYRRLASLCADASVLLLSATPVHNRAGDLRAQLALFLGERAWVVSEEELARHVVKRDAADLENTEPAGVLPTASDTRWIDVGDDVDLLREIVGLPAGVPVQDGGDAGALVTLSLVRQWASSRAALRAALRRRLAQATALLAAFAEGRYPTRAQLHAWCYADGALQLAFPQLAADHVVERPEALAADAQRHAAGVQALLRRLAHAPDPDDARADALLRIRAAHPDAPMIVFAEFAATVNALYARLRRYGGVAMLTARGGVVAGGPVSRRELLAQLGPSGARERAPADRVTMLIATDLLSEGVNLQEAAIVVHADLPWSPARGEQRVGRVRRLASRHAQVHVYALRPPAPAEELLQMERRLRDKIAAAARAVGVRGTIMPRLFGIAAHSPPMLRAQTAVTALLDGWRSPDRAATAAAPIVAAVRAERGGMLALLTRPGRVELVADLGRGVSDALDQVLDAAGRAAGPDVPVADAAVDAALARVADWLRDRDSLAVVELASTGPARARRRLLHRIDAIASGSPRHLRGRYLPLARAARRAATSTFGAGAERVLRELAEARMPDDAWLNAVRTFADLHARDDADGTPSAIAVLIVLVPSAWAAPAAAGPP, translated from the coding sequence GTGAACTACTCCCGCGTCGAGGCGAGCGCCGCCCGCGCCCGGATCGCCCGGGCCTGGCTCGGCGCGCACGGCCAGGCCACCGTGGGCACGATCACGCTCCACGCCCACCAGCGCGCCGCCGCCGGCCGGCTGCGCGCCCTCCTTGCCGACACGCGCGGCGCCATGCTCGCCGACGCCGTGGGCCTGGGCAAGACGTACACGGCCCTCGCCGTAGCCCGCGACGCCGCGCGATTGGTGATCGTCGCCCCCGCCTCGCTGCGCGCCATGTGGCGCGAGGCCCTCTCCGCGGCCGGCGCGACCGCCACGTTCGTGTCGTTCCAGGCGCTCAGTCGCGGCGGCGCTACGCCCGCCGCCGATTTCGTGATCGTCGACGAGGCCCACCATGCGCGCAATCCGGGCACGCGCCGCTATCGCCGCCTGGCGAGCCTCTGCGCCGACGCATCGGTGTTGCTGCTCTCGGCAACGCCCGTCCACAACCGCGCCGGCGATCTCCGCGCCCAGCTCGCGCTCTTTCTGGGCGAGCGCGCCTGGGTCGTGTCCGAGGAGGAGCTGGCCCGCCATGTCGTCAAGCGCGATGCCGCCGATCTCGAGAACACCGAGCCGGCCGGCGTACTGCCCACGGCATCCGACACGCGATGGATCGACGTGGGCGACGACGTCGATCTGCTGCGCGAGATCGTCGGGCTGCCGGCCGGCGTGCCGGTGCAGGACGGCGGCGACGCGGGCGCCCTCGTCACGCTCTCGCTCGTGCGCCAATGGGCGTCCAGCCGCGCCGCCCTCCGCGCGGCGTTGCGCCGCCGCCTGGCGCAGGCCACCGCGCTGCTCGCCGCGTTCGCCGAGGGCCGGTACCCCACGCGCGCGCAGCTCCACGCCTGGTGCTACGCCGACGGCGCGCTGCAACTCGCCTTTCCGCAGCTCGCGGCCGATCACGTGGTGGAACGTCCCGAGGCGTTGGCCGCCGACGCCCAACGCCATGCCGCGGGCGTGCAGGCGCTGCTGCGCCGCTTGGCCCACGCGCCCGATCCGGACGACGCGCGCGCCGATGCGCTGCTGCGCATTCGCGCCGCGCACCCGGACGCTCCGATGATCGTGTTCGCCGAGTTCGCGGCCACGGTCAATGCACTGTATGCGCGGCTGCGCCGGTACGGCGGCGTGGCCATGCTCACCGCGCGCGGCGGCGTCGTGGCCGGCGGGCCCGTCTCGCGGCGCGAATTGCTCGCCCAGCTGGGGCCGTCGGGCGCCCGCGAGCGCGCGCCGGCGGATCGGGTCACCATGCTCATCGCCACCGACCTGCTCAGCGAGGGCGTCAACCTGCAGGAGGCAGCCATCGTCGTGCACGCCGACCTGCCGTGGAGTCCGGCCCGGGGCGAGCAGCGGGTGGGCCGCGTGCGCCGCCTCGCCTCGCGCCACGCCCAGGTGCATGTCTACGCGCTCCGTCCACCGGCCCCCGCCGAGGAGCTGTTGCAGATGGAGCGCCGGCTCCGCGACAAGATCGCCGCCGCGGCACGCGCCGTGGGTGTGCGCGGCACGATCATGCCGCGGCTGTTCGGCATCGCCGCCCACTCGCCGCCTATGCTGCGCGCCCAGACCGCCGTGACGGCGCTGCTCGACGGCTGGCGGTCGCCCGACCGCGCGGCCACGGCGGCCGCGCCGATCGTCGCCGCCGTGCGCGCGGAGCGCGGCGGCATGCTCGCCCTGCTCACGCGGCCCGGACGCGTGGAACTGGTGGCGGACCTCGGCCGCGGCGTGAGCGACGCGCTCGATCAGGTGCTCGACGCGGCGGGCCGCGCGGCGGGGCCCGATGTGCCGGTGGCGGATGCCGCGGTCGATGCGGCCCTGGCGCGCGTCGCCGACTGGCTGCGCGACCGGGACTCGCTGGCGGTGGTGGAGCTCGCGTCGACCGGCCCGGCGCGGGCGCGCCGCCGGCTGCTGCACCGCATCGATGCGATCGCGTCGGGCAGCCCCCGCCATCTCCGCGGCCGCTACCTGCCGTTGGCCCGCGCCGCCCGCCGCGCCGCCACGTCCACCTTCGGCGCCGGCGCCGAACGGGTGCTGCGCGAGTTGGCCGAGGCGCGGATGCCCGACGACGCCTGGCTCAACGCCGTGCGGACGTTCGCCGATCTGCACGCGCGCGACGACGCGGACGGCACACCGTCCGCGATCGCCGTCCTGATCGTGCTCGTTCCTAGCGCTTGGGCGGCACCGGCTGCGGCGGGCCCGCCGTGA
- a CDS encoding MGMT family protein, whose amino-acid sequence MTAHATKAGAPQGTQERIHAVVRKIPRGRVATYGQVARLAGLPGHARQVGYAMAALGDATRVPWHRVINVQGRVSPRRAGPGAGLRQRQLLEREGVRFDGGGRVSLERYGWQPRARGR is encoded by the coding sequence GTGACCGCGCACGCGACGAAGGCCGGCGCGCCGCAGGGCACGCAGGAGCGCATCCATGCCGTGGTGCGGAAGATCCCGCGCGGACGCGTGGCCACGTACGGCCAGGTGGCGCGTCTGGCGGGGCTCCCGGGGCACGCGCGCCAGGTGGGCTACGCGATGGCGGCCCTCGGCGACGCGACGCGCGTGCCCTGGCACCGCGTGATCAACGTCCAGGGGCGCGTGAGCCCGCGGCGTGCCGGGCCGGGCGCCGGGCTCCGGCAACGGCAATTGCTGGAACGCGAAGGCGTGCGATTCGACGGGGGCGGTCGGGTGTCGCTGGAGCGTTACGGGTGGCAGCCTCGCGCGCGGGGCCGGTGA